Proteins encoded together in one Prunus dulcis chromosome 3, ALMONDv2, whole genome shotgun sequence window:
- the LOC117620707 gene encoding uncharacterized protein LOC117620707 isoform X2 codes for MPGNEIEGRIHKLYELDNYSHQSQVADGNWPVLYNQWHEKQREISEPLSFNLKSNVQQLDSVRGRGNQSLTFDKNYTQLAQRPGLSNIQTTDLHLKTNGFMLGRQDFGERQNQLEFLGESTVFSPHNLTSRGLSILQSEQENASGAGDSPTLTTNSERSEITEASTEFNFVGKQQQLVRGQQQGIPQLHSMQQSGYTDMQLLQQHVMFKNLQELQRQQQLQQFGDTRQQNSVNQLSAMNKQAAGVQFSPLINGTPVNDTSQMFMNWVQRGGSPAGQNVSNRVIFSQEQGQTLSSMGPAPQQFDVSLYGTPVASGRGTLNQYSHLQAMSHDSENLLAKASDQTQKPVMQSSGFTNPFVGDHCTTASPEQGCSPQGAFISKQGFQGKNVLGQVTNQGLNCGSTLGNLQQGNTLQANTSLQEISGKQDPAGWLGTFQKKTMQHGPSQGLVPLDPMEEKILFNTEDNFWDASTVKRSDIGAGGFGNAFEQTGYSDAFPSLQSGSWSALMQSAVAEASSSDTGPQEEWSGLTFQNTDLSTGNQSSNILDSEKQHGSWADNNLQSASSLSSKPFPMLNDSSVNSSFPGFPQPGIQFPTEPQDEYHESIQKSPKNTSEWLDRNPQQKLSVERSQQVQPHLRLDNTWASQINEHSECDPRQQRIDSYGIAGQPSGKPEGESEAMYKRNSDGSLWKRDGDCRVNSFSRSTGQLEQIQSGSEDTLRNRENSHVFDFHSLQNSHITKVHQETSHQVQDNNKLDYMKRIIFSNKEENEGIREKQHPLSNSSHVIGNSYGREGETYEQQQNCYQGDNTYDSKRADTSTTVCRSGDPSGMHVTARTSQNMFHLLSKVDQSKENSSIAQFGPSGFNPLSEVTEAKTHGASVAHMYNQSSASQGFALKLAPPSQRQSNSNTLFSSQGMLQPESNPNQMQMDSDLGEKSQSWLPTPSSSQSLPQSHESSPRARWDDKFSIAGQSSISSSYMHGSSIAEITSSPTFPRNQLQTQHLFSVPGAGPSTQAILPGTASRHSPSNRVLSQGTSQQIFINPGAQQFPVLEAVPVSQSPYMSGMPARGGASVRPQGLWTNNPSQQHLSGMETQKVSLINHDSMDTTPLASELNSLNTQEGGYRSSEFGASSMNSQGFISSEEQQGKERAQKPMSSGMLDASQTGVRNVSDPRALASDSLLNPSARNLGFFGQALKSSHAFHQNYSPLRQVQAIMNVETDPSERVLDEQQVTAVAGQQSTYGHNKDDELSSASALKSSPHGNSKAPSFLTDAREDPSVKTSSPSVFQAQGMVAFGESDSQSQSTGNTVLSNHAETSWGNLRMAPNWFKQYGTFRNGQMPPMYDARLARTAAGQFSLVKPSQSLNIHSPVEQIDASDASQSSRVWPSTAANLVGSEPFAPSVLPSDAIDGNTVSVRPKKRKIATYELLPWHKVTQGSKRVQDISMSEQDWALASNRLIEKVGDEFEMFEDGHQILRSKRRLIFTTQLLQHLLGPAPASILSADAALYYDSVIYFVAKLSLGDACSLTCSKRNSAHMPPNDGNMILERLKFSESIDDQYFSKAVGDFTNRSKKLENDLLRLDRTASILDLRLECQELERFSVINRFARFHVPRADMSAISSSSGTVPTALRPCPQRYVTGQPLPRILPEGVQCLSL; via the exons ATGCCAGGTAACGAAATTGAAGGCAGGATCCACAAATTATATGAGCTAGATAACTATTCTCATCAATCTCAAGTTGCGGATGGTAATTGGCCTGTGCTTTACAATCAGTGGcatgaaaaacaaagagagatcAGTGAACCTCTAAGTTTCAATCTGAAGAGTAATGTGCAACAATTAG ATTCTGTGAGAGGACGTGGCAATCAATCCTTGACTTTTGATAAAAATTATACACAATTGGCTCAGAGACCTGGATTGTCCAATATTCAAACTACAGACCTGCATCTGAAGACGAATGGCTTTATGCTTGGACGACAGGATTTCGGAGAAAGGCAGAATCAACTTGAGTTTTTGGGTGAGAGCACAGTTTTTTCTCCACATAATTTAACTTCGAGAGGCTTATCTATCCTTCAATCAGAGCAAGAAAATGCATCAGGGGCTGGTGATAGCCCCACCCTGACAACCAATTCAGAAAGGTCTGAAATTACTGAAGCTTCCACTGAGTTTAACTTTGTTGGAAAGCAGCAGCAACTTGTGAGGGGTCAACAGCAAGGCATTCCACAACTTCACTCAATGCAGCAGTCTGGGTACACTGACATGCAGTTGTTGCAGCAGCACGTGATGTTTAAAAACCTGCAAGAACTTCAGAGGCAGCAGCAACTGCAACAATTTGGTGATACAAGGCAACAGAATTCCGTAAATCAGCTCTCAGCAATGAATAAGCAGGCTGCTGGGGTTCAGTTTTCACCTCTCATCAATGGAACACCTGTTAATGATACATCACAAATGTTTATGAACTGGGTGCAGCGAGGTGGATCTCCTGCTGGGCAAAATGTATCTAATAGAGTCATTTTTTCTCAAGAGCAAGGTCAGACTTTGAGTTCAATGGGTCCAGCTCCTCAGCAGTTCGATGTCTCTTTATATGGTACTCCTGTGGCTAGTGGAAGAGGGACTTTGAATCAGTATTCCCATCTTCAGGCGATGTCTCATGATTCTGAAAATTTGTTGGCTAAGGCTAGCGATCAAACACAGAAGCCTGTTATGCAGTCATCAGGCTTCACTAACCCCTTTGTAGGTGATCATTGCACTACTGCTTCTCCGGAGCAGGGTTGCTCGCCTCAAGGGGCATTCATTTCCAAACAAGGATTTCAGGGAAAGAATGTGCTTGGACAAGTTACTAATCAGGGTTTGAATTGTGGATCTACATTGGGCAACCTCCAGCAAGGGAATACGTTGCAAGCAAATACATCACTGCAGGAAATCAGTGGAAAGCAAGATCCAGCTGGTTGGCTTGGAACCTTTCAGAAAAAAACAATGCAGCATGGCCCTTCACAGGGTTTGGTTCCCCTAGATCCAATGGAAGAGAAGATTTTGTTTAACACagaagataatttttgggaTGCTTCTACGGTAAAGCGCAGTGATATTGGTGCTGGAGGCTTTGGAAATGCGTTTGAACAGACAGGATATTCAGatgcatttccttctctcCAAAGTGGAAGCTGGAGTGCACTTATGCAGTCTGCTGTAGCAGAAGCTTCCAGTAGTGATACCGGGCCACAGGAGGAGTGGAGTGGATTGACTTTTCAGAATACAGACTTGTCAACTGGTAATCAGTCTTCAAACATCTTGGACAGTGAGAAGCAACATGGAAGTTGGGCTGATAACAACCTGCAGAGTGCCTCTTCCTTAAGTTCAAAACCTTTTCCCATGCTTAACGATTCCAGTGTTAATTCTAGCTTTCCTGGCTTTCCACAGCCAGGCATCCAATTCCCAACAGAGCCCCAGGATGAATATCATGAATCCATTCAGAAGTCTCCCAAAAACACGAGTGAGTGGTTGGATCGCAACCCTCAACAAAAGCTATCTGTGGAGAGAAGTCAACAGGTTCAACCACATTTGCGTTTGGACAACACATGGGCCAGTCAAATAAATGAGCACTCAGAATGTGATCCACGTCAGCAGAGAATAGACTCCTATGGTATTGCTGGCCAACCAAGTGGTAAACCAGAAG GTGAGAGTGAAGCCATGTACAAGAGGAACTCTGATGGTTCTCTGTGGAAGAGGGACGGTGATTGCAGGGTAAATTCATTTTCCAGATCAACTGGACAATTGGAGCAAATACAATCTGGCTCAGAGGATACTCTGAGGAACAGAGAAAATTCACATGTATTTGACTTTCATTCCTTGCAAAATTCACACATAACTAAGGTCCATCAGGAAACCAGTCACCAAGTCCAAGATAATAATAAGCTTGATTACATGAAACGTATCATATTTAGCAACAAAGAGGAGAATGAGGGCATCAGAGAAAAACAGCATCCACTGAGTAATAGCTCTCATGTTATTGGGAACTCTTATGGGAGGGAGGGCGAAACATATGAGCAACAGCAAAATTGCTACCAAGGCGACAACACTTATGACAGTAAGCGAGCTGATACATCTACTACCGTCTGCAGATCGGGGGATCCTAGTGGCATGCATGTCACTGCACGAACAAG TCAAAATATGTTTCATCTTCTTAGCAAGGTTGACCAGTCGAAGGAAAATAGCTCTATAGCACAATTTGGGCCTTCTGGATTTAATCCATTATCTGAGGTAACTGAGGCAAAAACTCATGGAGCATCTGTTGCTCATATGTACAATCAGTCTTCTGCTTCTCAAGGTTTTGCTTTGAAATTGGCTCCTCCATCTCAGCGGCAGTCCAATTCAAACACTCTCTTCTCCTCTCAGGGTATGCTACAACCAGAAAGTAATCCAAATCAAATGCAAATGGATTCTGATTTAGGAGAGAAAAGCCAGAGCTGGTTACCTACTCCGTCATCCTCTCAATCTTTGCCCCAGTCACATGAATCATCACCAAGAGCCCGTTGGGATGATAAATTTAGTATTGCGGGACAATCAAGCATCTCCTCATCTTATATGCATGGGAGCTCTATTGCAGAAATTACATCCAGTCCTACATTTCCAAGGAATCAGCTTCAAACACAACATCTGTTTAGTGTGCCTGGAGCAGGTCCATCTACACAGGCAATATTACCTGGTACTGCCAGTAGACATTCACCTTCCAACCGTGTTCTATCTCAAGGTACTTCTCAGCAGATTTTTATCAACCCTGGTGCTCAACAATTCCCTGTTCTTGAAGCTGTGCCAGTATCTCAGTCTCCTTATATGTCAGGCATGCCTGCACGGGGTGGAGCTTCCGTGAGGCCACAGGGTTTATGGACAAATAACCCAAGTCAGCAACATCTTTCTGGTATGGAAACTCAAAAGGTTTCTTTGATAAATCATGATAGCATGGATACTACTCCGTTGGCTTCAGAGCTAAATAGTCTAAATACTCAAGAAGGTGGATATAGGTCATCAGAATTTGGTGCCTCTTCTATGAATTCACAAGGCTTCATTTCTTCAGAAGAGCAACAAGGGAAAGAGAGGGCCCAGAAGCCAATGTCATCTGGAATGCTTGATGCATCACAGACAGGGGTAAGGAATGTCTCTGATCCAAGAGCTTTGGCCTCTGACTCATTGTTGAATCCCTCTGCAAGAAatcttggattttttgggcaaGCTTTAAAATCTTCACATGCCTTTCATCAAAATTACTCCCCGCTGCGCCAAGTGCAGGCAATAATGAATGTAGAGACTGATCCAAGTGAGAGGGTTCTGGATGAACAACAGGTAACTGCTGTGGCAGGGCAGCAGTCAACTTATGGTCATAACAAGGATGATGAACTGAGTTCTGCATCAGCTCTAAAGTCATCACCACATGGAAATTCCAAAGCACCAAGTTTCTTGACTGATGCAAGAGAAGATCCAAGTGTAAAAACTTCTTCACCATCTGTTTTCCAAGCCCAAGGCATGGTTGCATTTGGTGAAAGTGATTCCCAGAGTCAATCTACTGGTAATACTGTGTTATCTAATCATGCAGAAACTTCTTGGGGTAATTTACGCATGGCACCCAACTGGTTTAAGCAGTATGGGACTTTCAGAAATGGGCAGATGCCACCAATGTATGATGCAAGGCTTGCACGGACTGCTGCAGGGCAGTTCTCTCTTGTGAAGCCTTCGCAGAGTCTAAACATACATTCTCCCGTGGAACAGATAGATGCTTCTGATGCTAGTCAAAGCAGCAGAGTCTGGCCAAGTACAGCTGCCAATTTAGTGGGAAGTGAACCATTCGCTCCTTCTGTGTTGCCTTCAGATGCCATTGATGGAAATACAGTTAGTGTTAGACCAAAGAAACGCAAAATTGCAACATATGAACTTCTACCATGGCACAAAGTGACACAAGGGTCCAAAAGAGTTCAAGATATCAG TATGTCAGAGCAAGACTGGGCACTGGCATCCAATCGGCTGATTGAGAAA GTTGGGGATGAGTTTGAAATGTTTGAAGATGGGCATCAAATCCTTCGATCTAAGAGAAGGCTTATTTTCACAACACAGCTTCTGCAGCATTTGCTTGGCCCTGCACCCGCATCCATTCTCTCAGCAGATGCTGCTCTGTACTATGATAGTGTGATATATTTTGTTGCTAAATTATCATTAGGGGATGCATGCAGCCTGACCTGCAGCAAAAGAAACAGTGCTCATATGCCACCAAACGACGGTAATAT GATTCTGGAAAGGCTTAAGTTTTCTGAGAGTATTGATGACCAGTACTTTTCAAAAGCTGTTGGAGACTTCACAAATAGATCGAAAAAGCTGGAAAATGACTTACTGAG GTTAGACAGGACGGCATCAATTTTAGATTTAAGGCTGGAATGTCAGGAGTTGGAAAGATTTTCAGTCATCAACCGGTTTGCCAGGTTCCATGTCCCCCGAGCAGATATGTCTGCAATCTCTTCTTCATCTGGTACAGTACCAACTGCACTAAGACCATGTCCCCAGCGATATGTCACTGGACAGCCACTGCCGAGGATTCTACCAGAGGGGGTACAGTGTCTTTCACTGTGA
- the LOC117620707 gene encoding uncharacterized protein LOC117620707 isoform X3, whose product MPGNEIEGRIHKLYELDNYSHQSQVADGNWPVLYNQWHEKQREISEPLSFNLKSNVQQLDSVRGRGNQSLTFDKNYTQLAQRPGLSNIQTTDLHLKTNGFMLGRQDFGERQNQLEFLGESTVFSPHNLTSRGLSILQSEQENASGAGDSPTLTTNSERSEITEASTEFNFVGKQQQLVRGQQQGIPQLHSMQQSGYTDMQLLQQHVMFKNLQELQRQQQLQQFGDTRQQNSVNQLSAMNKQAAGVQFSPLINGTPVNDTSQMFMNWVQRGGSPAGQNVSNRVIFSQEQGQTLSSMGPAPQQFDVSLYGTPVASGRGTLNQYSHLQAMSHDSENLLAKASDQTQKPVMQSSGFTNPFVGDHCTTASPEQGCSPQGAFISKQGFQGKNVLGQVTNQGLNCGSTLGNLQQGNTLQANTSLQEISGKQDPAGWLGTFQKKTMQHGPSQGLVPLDPMEEKILFNTEDNFWDASTVKRSDIGAGGFGNAFEQTGYSDAFPSLQSGSWSALMQSAVAEASSSDTGPQEEWSGLTFQNTDLSTGNQSSNILDSEKQHGSWADNNLQSASSLSSKPFPMLNDSSVNSSFPGFPQPGIQFPTEPQDEYHESIQKSPKNTSEWLDRNPQQKLSVERSQQVQPHLRLDNTWASQINEHSECDPRQQRIDSYGIAGQPSGKPEGESEAMYKRNSDGSLWKRDGDCRVNSFSRSTGQLEQIQSGSEDTLRNRENSHVFDFHSLQNSHITKVHQETSHQVQDNNKLDYMKRIIFSNKEENEGIREKQHPLSNSSHVIGNSYGREGETYEQQQNCYQGDNTYDSKRADTSTTVCRSGDPSGMHVTARTSSQNMFHLLSKVDQSKENSSIAQFGPSGFNPLSEGMLQPESNPNQMQMDSDLGEKSQSWLPTPSSSQSLPQSHESSPRARWDDKFSIAGQSSISSSYMHGSSIAEITSSPTFPRNQLQTQHLFSVPGAGPSTQAILPGTASRHSPSNRVLSQGTSQQIFINPGAQQFPVLEAVPVSQSPYMSGMPARGGASVRPQGLWTNNPSQQHLSGMETQKVSLINHDSMDTTPLASELNSLNTQEGGYRSSEFGASSMNSQGFISSEEQQGKERAQKPMSSGMLDASQTGVRNVSDPRALASDSLLNPSARNLGFFGQALKSSHAFHQNYSPLRQVQAIMNVETDPSERVLDEQQVTAVAGQQSTYGHNKDDELSSASALKSSPHGNSKAPSFLTDAREDPSVKTSSPSVFQAQGMVAFGESDSQSQSTGNTVLSNHAETSWGNLRMAPNWFKQYGTFRNGQMPPMYDARLARTAAGQFSLVKPSQSLNIHSPVEQIDASDASQSSRVWPSTAANLVGSEPFAPSVLPSDAIDGNTVSVRPKKRKIATYELLPWHKVTQGSKRVQDISMSEQDWALASNRLIEKVGDEFEMFEDGHQILRSKRRLIFTTQLLQHLLGPAPASILSADAALYYDSVIYFVAKLSLGDACSLTCSKRNSAHMPPNDGNMILERLKFSESIDDQYFSKAVGDFTNRSKKLENDLLRLDRTASILDLRLECQELERFSVINRFARFHVPRADMSAISSSSGTVPTALRPCPQRYVTGQPLPRILPEGVQCLSL is encoded by the exons ATGCCAGGTAACGAAATTGAAGGCAGGATCCACAAATTATATGAGCTAGATAACTATTCTCATCAATCTCAAGTTGCGGATGGTAATTGGCCTGTGCTTTACAATCAGTGGcatgaaaaacaaagagagatcAGTGAACCTCTAAGTTTCAATCTGAAGAGTAATGTGCAACAATTAG ATTCTGTGAGAGGACGTGGCAATCAATCCTTGACTTTTGATAAAAATTATACACAATTGGCTCAGAGACCTGGATTGTCCAATATTCAAACTACAGACCTGCATCTGAAGACGAATGGCTTTATGCTTGGACGACAGGATTTCGGAGAAAGGCAGAATCAACTTGAGTTTTTGGGTGAGAGCACAGTTTTTTCTCCACATAATTTAACTTCGAGAGGCTTATCTATCCTTCAATCAGAGCAAGAAAATGCATCAGGGGCTGGTGATAGCCCCACCCTGACAACCAATTCAGAAAGGTCTGAAATTACTGAAGCTTCCACTGAGTTTAACTTTGTTGGAAAGCAGCAGCAACTTGTGAGGGGTCAACAGCAAGGCATTCCACAACTTCACTCAATGCAGCAGTCTGGGTACACTGACATGCAGTTGTTGCAGCAGCACGTGATGTTTAAAAACCTGCAAGAACTTCAGAGGCAGCAGCAACTGCAACAATTTGGTGATACAAGGCAACAGAATTCCGTAAATCAGCTCTCAGCAATGAATAAGCAGGCTGCTGGGGTTCAGTTTTCACCTCTCATCAATGGAACACCTGTTAATGATACATCACAAATGTTTATGAACTGGGTGCAGCGAGGTGGATCTCCTGCTGGGCAAAATGTATCTAATAGAGTCATTTTTTCTCAAGAGCAAGGTCAGACTTTGAGTTCAATGGGTCCAGCTCCTCAGCAGTTCGATGTCTCTTTATATGGTACTCCTGTGGCTAGTGGAAGAGGGACTTTGAATCAGTATTCCCATCTTCAGGCGATGTCTCATGATTCTGAAAATTTGTTGGCTAAGGCTAGCGATCAAACACAGAAGCCTGTTATGCAGTCATCAGGCTTCACTAACCCCTTTGTAGGTGATCATTGCACTACTGCTTCTCCGGAGCAGGGTTGCTCGCCTCAAGGGGCATTCATTTCCAAACAAGGATTTCAGGGAAAGAATGTGCTTGGACAAGTTACTAATCAGGGTTTGAATTGTGGATCTACATTGGGCAACCTCCAGCAAGGGAATACGTTGCAAGCAAATACATCACTGCAGGAAATCAGTGGAAAGCAAGATCCAGCTGGTTGGCTTGGAACCTTTCAGAAAAAAACAATGCAGCATGGCCCTTCACAGGGTTTGGTTCCCCTAGATCCAATGGAAGAGAAGATTTTGTTTAACACagaagataatttttgggaTGCTTCTACGGTAAAGCGCAGTGATATTGGTGCTGGAGGCTTTGGAAATGCGTTTGAACAGACAGGATATTCAGatgcatttccttctctcCAAAGTGGAAGCTGGAGTGCACTTATGCAGTCTGCTGTAGCAGAAGCTTCCAGTAGTGATACCGGGCCACAGGAGGAGTGGAGTGGATTGACTTTTCAGAATACAGACTTGTCAACTGGTAATCAGTCTTCAAACATCTTGGACAGTGAGAAGCAACATGGAAGTTGGGCTGATAACAACCTGCAGAGTGCCTCTTCCTTAAGTTCAAAACCTTTTCCCATGCTTAACGATTCCAGTGTTAATTCTAGCTTTCCTGGCTTTCCACAGCCAGGCATCCAATTCCCAACAGAGCCCCAGGATGAATATCATGAATCCATTCAGAAGTCTCCCAAAAACACGAGTGAGTGGTTGGATCGCAACCCTCAACAAAAGCTATCTGTGGAGAGAAGTCAACAGGTTCAACCACATTTGCGTTTGGACAACACATGGGCCAGTCAAATAAATGAGCACTCAGAATGTGATCCACGTCAGCAGAGAATAGACTCCTATGGTATTGCTGGCCAACCAAGTGGTAAACCAGAAG GTGAGAGTGAAGCCATGTACAAGAGGAACTCTGATGGTTCTCTGTGGAAGAGGGACGGTGATTGCAGGGTAAATTCATTTTCCAGATCAACTGGACAATTGGAGCAAATACAATCTGGCTCAGAGGATACTCTGAGGAACAGAGAAAATTCACATGTATTTGACTTTCATTCCTTGCAAAATTCACACATAACTAAGGTCCATCAGGAAACCAGTCACCAAGTCCAAGATAATAATAAGCTTGATTACATGAAACGTATCATATTTAGCAACAAAGAGGAGAATGAGGGCATCAGAGAAAAACAGCATCCACTGAGTAATAGCTCTCATGTTATTGGGAACTCTTATGGGAGGGAGGGCGAAACATATGAGCAACAGCAAAATTGCTACCAAGGCGACAACACTTATGACAGTAAGCGAGCTGATACATCTACTACCGTCTGCAGATCGGGGGATCCTAGTGGCATGCATGTCACTGCACGAACAAG CAGTCAAAATATGTTTCATCTTCTTAGCAAGGTTGACCAGTCGAAGGAAAATAGCTCTATAGCACAATTTGGGCCTTCTGGATTTAATCCATTATCTGAG GGTATGCTACAACCAGAAAGTAATCCAAATCAAATGCAAATGGATTCTGATTTAGGAGAGAAAAGCCAGAGCTGGTTACCTACTCCGTCATCCTCTCAATCTTTGCCCCAGTCACATGAATCATCACCAAGAGCCCGTTGGGATGATAAATTTAGTATTGCGGGACAATCAAGCATCTCCTCATCTTATATGCATGGGAGCTCTATTGCAGAAATTACATCCAGTCCTACATTTCCAAGGAATCAGCTTCAAACACAACATCTGTTTAGTGTGCCTGGAGCAGGTCCATCTACACAGGCAATATTACCTGGTACTGCCAGTAGACATTCACCTTCCAACCGTGTTCTATCTCAAGGTACTTCTCAGCAGATTTTTATCAACCCTGGTGCTCAACAATTCCCTGTTCTTGAAGCTGTGCCAGTATCTCAGTCTCCTTATATGTCAGGCATGCCTGCACGGGGTGGAGCTTCCGTGAGGCCACAGGGTTTATGGACAAATAACCCAAGTCAGCAACATCTTTCTGGTATGGAAACTCAAAAGGTTTCTTTGATAAATCATGATAGCATGGATACTACTCCGTTGGCTTCAGAGCTAAATAGTCTAAATACTCAAGAAGGTGGATATAGGTCATCAGAATTTGGTGCCTCTTCTATGAATTCACAAGGCTTCATTTCTTCAGAAGAGCAACAAGGGAAAGAGAGGGCCCAGAAGCCAATGTCATCTGGAATGCTTGATGCATCACAGACAGGGGTAAGGAATGTCTCTGATCCAAGAGCTTTGGCCTCTGACTCATTGTTGAATCCCTCTGCAAGAAatcttggattttttgggcaaGCTTTAAAATCTTCACATGCCTTTCATCAAAATTACTCCCCGCTGCGCCAAGTGCAGGCAATAATGAATGTAGAGACTGATCCAAGTGAGAGGGTTCTGGATGAACAACAGGTAACTGCTGTGGCAGGGCAGCAGTCAACTTATGGTCATAACAAGGATGATGAACTGAGTTCTGCATCAGCTCTAAAGTCATCACCACATGGAAATTCCAAAGCACCAAGTTTCTTGACTGATGCAAGAGAAGATCCAAGTGTAAAAACTTCTTCACCATCTGTTTTCCAAGCCCAAGGCATGGTTGCATTTGGTGAAAGTGATTCCCAGAGTCAATCTACTGGTAATACTGTGTTATCTAATCATGCAGAAACTTCTTGGGGTAATTTACGCATGGCACCCAACTGGTTTAAGCAGTATGGGACTTTCAGAAATGGGCAGATGCCACCAATGTATGATGCAAGGCTTGCACGGACTGCTGCAGGGCAGTTCTCTCTTGTGAAGCCTTCGCAGAGTCTAAACATACATTCTCCCGTGGAACAGATAGATGCTTCTGATGCTAGTCAAAGCAGCAGAGTCTGGCCAAGTACAGCTGCCAATTTAGTGGGAAGTGAACCATTCGCTCCTTCTGTGTTGCCTTCAGATGCCATTGATGGAAATACAGTTAGTGTTAGACCAAAGAAACGCAAAATTGCAACATATGAACTTCTACCATGGCACAAAGTGACACAAGGGTCCAAAAGAGTTCAAGATATCAG TATGTCAGAGCAAGACTGGGCACTGGCATCCAATCGGCTGATTGAGAAA GTTGGGGATGAGTTTGAAATGTTTGAAGATGGGCATCAAATCCTTCGATCTAAGAGAAGGCTTATTTTCACAACACAGCTTCTGCAGCATTTGCTTGGCCCTGCACCCGCATCCATTCTCTCAGCAGATGCTGCTCTGTACTATGATAGTGTGATATATTTTGTTGCTAAATTATCATTAGGGGATGCATGCAGCCTGACCTGCAGCAAAAGAAACAGTGCTCATATGCCACCAAACGACGGTAATAT GATTCTGGAAAGGCTTAAGTTTTCTGAGAGTATTGATGACCAGTACTTTTCAAAAGCTGTTGGAGACTTCACAAATAGATCGAAAAAGCTGGAAAATGACTTACTGAG GTTAGACAGGACGGCATCAATTTTAGATTTAAGGCTGGAATGTCAGGAGTTGGAAAGATTTTCAGTCATCAACCGGTTTGCCAGGTTCCATGTCCCCCGAGCAGATATGTCTGCAATCTCTTCTTCATCTGGTACAGTACCAACTGCACTAAGACCATGTCCCCAGCGATATGTCACTGGACAGCCACTGCCGAGGATTCTACCAGAGGGGGTACAGTGTCTTTCACTGTGA